The following are encoded in a window of Mycobacterium decipiens genomic DNA:
- a CDS encoding winged helix-turn-helix domain-containing protein: MSTLTAAQAGRVAVAAQGFAEPKPAGQITRRHLSRLISRIQLLQLDSVSVAVRAHYAPVFSRLGPYDREVLDRAAWGPSRTRLLVEYWAHEAALMAVDDWPLLRWRMRQYRHGRWGTHIVKANPQLADDIVAAIAELGPSTAGQIEAYLAAEPRRGQRASNNAMWNRSDTKWVAEALFASGVLTTATRVGFARHYDLVERVLPCDVLVREVDDGEAVRELTLRAATALGVGTEADIRDYFRLSAQQVKPAVADLVAAGEIERVSVAGWPAPAYLRAGRTVPRRDRGTALLCPFDPLIFFRPRVERLFGFHYRIEIYTPAAKRRYGYYVWPLLLDGRLVARVDLKADRVANTLRVVGAFGEPDIPRARVAEALTGELSRMTSWLGLGGISVSGRGDLAGELRTAAKRAC, encoded by the coding sequence ATGAGCACCTTGACCGCCGCGCAAGCCGGCCGGGTGGCCGTCGCGGCACAGGGCTTCGCCGAGCCCAAGCCGGCCGGCCAGATTACCCGTCGCCATCTCAGCCGGCTGATCTCGCGAATCCAGCTGCTGCAGCTGGATTCGGTGTCGGTGGCGGTGCGCGCGCATTACGCGCCGGTGTTCAGCAGGCTCGGCCCCTATGACCGTGAGGTGCTCGACCGTGCCGCCTGGGGCCCCTCGCGGACGCGGCTACTGGTCGAGTACTGGGCGCACGAGGCCGCGCTGATGGCCGTCGACGACTGGCCGTTGTTGCGTTGGCGGATGCGCCAGTATCGACATGGCCGCTGGGGCACCCATATCGTCAAGGCCAACCCGCAGCTTGCCGATGACATCGTCGCTGCCATCGCCGAGCTCGGGCCGAGCACCGCCGGGCAGATCGAGGCGTACCTGGCCGCCGAGCCGCGCCGAGGCCAACGAGCCTCGAATAACGCAATGTGGAACCGCAGCGATACCAAATGGGTCGCTGAGGCGCTGTTCGCCTCCGGTGTGTTGACGACGGCCACTCGGGTCGGCTTTGCCCGCCACTACGACTTGGTGGAGCGGGTGCTGCCCTGCGACGTGTTGGTCCGGGAGGTTGACGACGGCGAGGCCGTGCGCGAGCTGACGCTGCGCGCCGCCACCGCGCTGGGTGTGGGCACCGAGGCCGACATCCGCGACTACTTCCGGCTGTCCGCCCAGCAGGTCAAGCCGGCCGTTGCTGACCTGGTGGCCGCCGGCGAGATTGAGCGGGTCAGCGTCGCGGGCTGGCCGGCGCCGGCCTATCTGCGGGCCGGACGGACCGTGCCACGCCGAGACCGGGGCACTGCGCTGTTGTGTCCGTTCGACCCGTTGATTTTCTTCCGGCCGCGGGTGGAGCGCCTGTTCGGCTTTCACTACCGCATCGAGATTTACACGCCGGCGGCAAAACGCCGATACGGGTACTACGTGTGGCCGCTGCTGCTGGACGGACGGTTGGTCGCGCGGGTGGATCTCAAAGCCGATCGCGTCGCGAACACGCTGCGCGTGGTGGGCGCGTTCGGCGAACCCGACATCCCGCGGGCCCGGGTCGCCGAGGCGCTGACCGGCGAGCTGAGCCGTATGACGTCGTGGCTGGGGTTGGGCGGGATCTCCGTGTCCGGCCGGGGCGATCTGGCCGGCGAACTCCGCACAGCAGCCAAGCGGGCCTGCTGA